In Candidatus Krumholzibacteriia bacterium, the genomic window GCGAGATCTCCACCGTGCGCGAGCAGAGCGCGGTGGAGATCTCCAGGCTCGCGGTGGACAACGTCGGTGAGGTGGTGCAACGACAGGTGGGGGTGGCCGGCGAGGAGGGGCAGCTGCACATCCGCGGCGGGCGCAGCGACGAGACCATGTTCCGCATCGAGAACGTGGCCATGAAGAATCCCATCACCGGTTCCGCCGTCGGCGGCACCTTCAGCGCCAAGGCGATCCAGAGCCTGCAGGTCATCACCGGCGGCTACGAGGCGGAGCTCGGCCAGGCGATCAGCGGGGTGGTGAACGTGCAGCTGAAAGAAGGGGGCGACGTCTTCCGCTCCGAGGTGGAGTTCCATGGCGGGAGCAACGACACGGAACGGATGTTCCTGCAGACGGAAGGGCCGCTCCTGCCTCTCGAGGGTGGGTACCCGATCCCCGGGAAGATGTCCTTCCTGGTCGGCATGGACGTGCTGGCCACGGACACCTATCTCCCGAGCCTGCGGGAGGCGACCAATTTCGGCAACACACGGCGCACTCTCCGGTCGCAGGCCACCTCCAGCTTCGCGGGCCTGCAGTGGGAGTACAACGATTTCCTGCGCCCCCGCCAGGACAACAGCATGAACCTCTACGGCAAGGTCACCTGGACCCTCAACCCGCACCACAAGATCAACGCCACCTTCACCAAGACCGTCGGCATCGATCACGCCTTCACCCGCTTCCGCGTCGGCGATGAGGGCGCCGACGCTTCCTCCGCCGACACCCGCTACAACTATGCCTTCCGCGATCAGATGGACCAGTTCCCGACCTACACGGAAGTGACTTCCTCGCAGGTGGTCAACTGGCGCTGGGCGGTGAGCGACAAGTCGTATTCGTCGATGTCAGTGTCGCACTTTTTCAACAACCTGGAAGGGGCGGTGCAGGGCAAGCGCCCCTGGATCGCCGGAGAGGAATACACCGAGTGGCGCGGCACCGGTGTCGACACCTTCTTCGTCTCCGATGACAACGGCGACTTCCCCGTCTACGAGAACCACTATGTCGACCGCTTCACCGCCGACGGCCATTACACCCGTCGCTGGCAGGAGCACCACGAGTTCAAGGGCGGGATCGAAGCCAGCTACTACACGCTGCAGATGATCGCCATCACCAATCCGGTCGAGGGCCAGGGCGGATTGGGGAGCGTGCACGACCTCTACCGTGTCAACCCCAACGACGGGGCCTTCTACCTGCAGAACCGCTTCAGCTACGAAGGCTTCACCGGCCACGTGGGAATTCGGGGCGACTGGATCTTCCTCGGCAAGGCCGCCGACCAGGCCGCGGCAGCCGACGAACTGGTGGCCCAGGAGTACTTCGCCGACACGAACTCGCTCTTCGGCTATCGCTACAAGTTCTTCTGGAGCCCGCGGCTGGCGGTGAACCATCCGGTCACGGATCACGACGCCCTGCACTTCAACTTCGGACACTTCGTGCAGTGGCCGCGCTTCGTCTACTACTACGCCAAGATCAGCTCGCGCTCCAGCGAGGCCTTTCCCATCGAGGGCAACCTGAACCTCGACCCGGAACGTTCCGTGCAGTTCG contains:
- a CDS encoding TonB-dependent receptor encodes the protein MAVPALAQSQSPTKSQNTGDIVGLVFDVTNSKPLPFANVAIVDTTLGANTGSDGRFAIRALAPGVYRLRASYIGYDPQELTVTVEPMKVAPVRFLLRKRAAAGTTEKVLVTAERPLVDVSEISTVREQSAVEISRLAVDNVGEVVQRQVGVAGEEGQLHIRGGRSDETMFRIENVAMKNPITGSAVGGTFSAKAIQSLQVITGGYEAELGQAISGVVNVQLKEGGDVFRSEVEFHGGSNDTERMFLQTEGPLLPLEGGYPIPGKMSFLVGMDVLATDTYLPSLREATNFGNTRRTLRSQATSSFAGLQWEYNDFLRPRQDNSMNLYGKVTWTLNPHHKINATFTKTVGIDHAFTRFRVGDEGADASSADTRYNYAFRDQMDQFPTYTEVTSSQVVNWRWAVSDKSYSSMSVSHFFNNLEGAVQGKRPWIAGEEYTEWRGTGVDTFFVSDDNGDFPVYENHYVDRFTADGHYTRRWQEHHEFKGGIEASYYTLQMIAITNPVEGQGGLGSVHDLYRVNPNDGAFYLQNRFSYEGFTGHVGIRGDWIFLGKAADQAAAADELVAQEYFADTNSLFGYRYKFFWSPRLAVNHPVTDHDALHFNFGHFVQWPRFVYYYAKISSRSSEAFPIEGNLNLDPERSVQFEFGLKHQFNDSDAMDITLFNKDTYDYPTATRPFEATRQRLVYVNSDFSRTRGVEFVWTHRGARRLTTDLSYEYMIATGKPADPNRIKSVDPEALESGDAEPDLNEAYMPWNRPHRLQASLDYRLRKGDAPRLWGLQLPDRWGASLYYTLRSGKPYTPRDIRGQQTGKTNSDNAPFEDVVDFKLDKHWDPGERTRFGIILEIRNLFDQQPLRVVDPSTGAAPVPGEGIYTIRSSDVSPQAQADRLSNPAFYGEGRNVRFGIEVTF